ATTTTCCCCGCTCCTACATTCGATCTCGCATGAGAGCACTTTCCCCAGGACTCCcagatggagctggagctggagctggagcaggagctggaggatGGGGGATGGGGGATGGCCTCAGAAATCACATAAAAATACAGTCAGACGAACAAACTCTCTGGGCGCTTGTTGCTGCTCCCCGAGCATCTTGGATTTTTATTGCCATATATTCGAACTTATGGCTGTCAGTTCTGAAACAACAAAACGAACGCAATTCGACTTACTTACGCTCGCAAATTGTTTCTCAaatgaacaattttaaattttcacattcAATAAATTGCTGCTGGGATGTGAGCAAATTGCTGGTGAgacattttgttgtttgcccCCTTTTCCTCGGTAGatgaaaaaactttttgtcaaTTGTGTCGACTTATTATTAGCATTAGCACTTCTCGACTACGAATCCAGCACACTTCTCAACTGAAGGAGCTTTAGGCTTACATCTAGATTTGGTAGCGAAAGGGATATGAGATTGCTGCGAATTATCCTTTTCCACGCCATtgcaatacaatacaataagCATTATAGAtgcaaatatacaaagtattcGAAAAGTACCAGGCTGTATCCAAATCGAAAACCGGAAGTTCCATCAACGTAACGCACCACTACTTCGCCAACAAGTGCGGATACTTCCCAAGTGAAAGTGTAGCAgaaggaaaatgcaaatgactCTCGATTCCGGTGAAGCGCAAATGGCGtcgaaattgaaaatcaagaTGACTTTTCTTGAAGACTAGGAAAATATAGAGCAGAGATGGAGAGGCGACATGAATACAGAAACGCAGGCAAATAGCAAATACAGGTGCTATTCAGGTGCGTACGCATGTGTTTGTTTCAGACATTTCGATTACTTTTTGAGTGGTTCCACTAAGGTTTCTCTTCCTCGGCCCCCAAATTGCAGCATCCGCAAGCTTCGGGTCTCATGAAATATGTAGACCAGTAATATCTGGGCGGGGAGAGGGGTTGCGGAGCGGTAACAGGGGGGTGGCACACAAAAGGCGGCGCAAATTACTAAAATATGCATGCGACTCGCCATGGCCATTATCGTGGGCTTCCTTTGCCCGGAGAAGTATCGGGTCCATCGAGGCTACGTgccgggaatgtccaagagaTTGCCCGCCGGACACTCATTTCGGTCATGTCAATGGCATTGGGATTGGACTACCCCTCCTCCGCTTCGCATTTGTGGTTTTTGAAACTGCACGCATTTGATTGCGTTATTGAAATTGACTGGGCCGGTGGCTTCATTACTATAATGTCGGTGTGCCGGTGAGGAATTCAATTATAAATGCCTTCGGATTCCAGGATGCCTTGGCTTATGAATATAAATCTGCTGCCTGTGCGAAGGCGGAGTGAGGCGTTTAAGTAATTACACATTTACTTGATGATGTCGCCGTGGgcaaagttaaattaaatgaagatttcgttttaattaaCTATGTCGGCTATGTGGTCTAGTCTGTGTAAGCATCTAGCAATATTTGGACCTCAGTTTTCCGTAGTTTATATCTGAAGTATTGCAACTTGTAAATAAAAGTTTGAAGTTTGAATATCAGTTACAGCCATGTACTAAATCTTCCATTAGGTAATCGATAAGTGCTTTGCTTATAATTCTTATCGGTATCGATCAAGCCAACCGTTTCGTTTTTTCGTACCCCTGGTAGTAAACAGCTGATACAATTTGCAGTTTATTTAACAAGTGAACATTGCGTATTTTCTAAGCCGAATCTAGTAAATAGTGTGAAACAAAATGGCCCTGCGACGCTGTCACTTGAACCCGAAGAAAACGCTTTTCCTGTTGTGCGACATTCAAGAAAAGTTCCGACCGGCCATGCCGCTCTTTGATAACATGATCAAAAACGTCGACAAACTAGTGGGTTGAactttgattttgatattgatCCTTATCATTAACCTGTGAGATTAACTCAAAAAAATTTTAGACTCGGGCGGGAAAGGCTTTAGATGTTCCTCTGATTGTAACCGAACACTATCCGGAAAAACTAGGAAAAACAGTGGCCCAACTGGATGTAAGCCATGCGAAGCTGGTCTCCGGTAAAACCCTTTTCAGCATGTTTACTCCCGAAGTCAAGGCTGTGATCAAGGATATCTTCAATGACAAGCCAGAGGATGTCGTGCTATATGGCCTCGAGGTGGGTTAAGGAGAAAAACACTCTTATTCGAAAacattaaattcaaaatttcaaCAGTCCCACATTTGCGTGGAGCAGACCGCCATCGATCTCCTCGAGCAAAACATCAACGTATACATAGTGGCGgactgctgctcctccagGCTGAACCAGGATCGAGATCTAGCCCTGGATCGCCTGCGTCAAGCGGGCTGTGTGATCACCACTAGTGAGAGCGTTATCTTCGACTTGGTTCGAGATAAGAACAACCCCAAGTTCGATGTGGTCCGGAAATTGGTGAACCAGCCGTCGGTGGATATGGAACTCACGCGCAACGGGAGCGGAGTGCCAGCGGGCAGTGCCAAGCTGTGAGATAGCCCCTCCTGTCTAAATATCTGTTTGTTATAAAGCCAATTGCATTTATAAAACCATCATGCAGAATTGTGCTTTTCAAGGATACGCGGATGGGAAATGGGCCGAATGGGCCGAATGGGAGCAGCACCCATTTAAGTTGTCATTTCCGTAACATATTCCAATGGCCCCGCACAATGGGCGAGTCCAT
The sequence above is drawn from the Drosophila melanogaster chromosome 2R genome and encodes:
- the CG3663 gene encoding uncharacterized protein — encoded protein: MALRRCHLNPKKTLFLLCDIQEKFRPAMPLFDNMIKNVDKLTRAGKALDVPLIVTEHYPEKLGKTVAQLDVSHAKLVSGKTLFSMFTPEVKAVIKDIFNDKPEDVVLYGLESHICVEQTAIDLLEQNINVYIVADCCSSRLNQDRDLALDRLRQAGCVITTSESVIFDLVRDKNNPKFDVVRKLVNQPSVDMELTRNGSGVPAGSAKL